The following are encoded in a window of Eschrichtius robustus isolate mEscRob2 chromosome 1, mEscRob2.pri, whole genome shotgun sequence genomic DNA:
- the LOC137761559 gene encoding ribose-5-phosphate isomerase-like, protein MQFGAGSASTAGGDANSVCPAPSTMSKAKEAKKLVGRAAVENHVRNNQVLGIGSGSTIVHAVQRIAERVKQENLNLVCIPTSFQARQLILQYGLTLSDLDRHPEIDLAIDGADEVDADLNLIKGGGGCLTQEKIVAGNASRFIVIADFRKDSKNLGDQWHKGIPIEVIPMAYVPVSRAVTQKFGGVIELRMAVNKAGPVVTDNGNFILDWKFDRVHKWSEVNTTIKMIPGVVDTGPFINMAERVYFGMQDGSVNMREKPF, encoded by the coding sequence ATGCAGTTCGGCGCTGGCAGTGCAAGTACAGCTGGCGGGGACGCTAACAGCGTCTGCCCGGCCCCCTCCACGATGTCCAAGGCCAAGGAGGCCAAGAAGCTGGTGGGCCGCGCGGCCGTGGAGAACCACGTGAGGAATAACCAAGTGCTGGGAATTGGGAGTGGTTCTACAATTGTCCACGCTGTGCAGCGAATAGCTGAAAGAGTGAAACAAGAGAATCTGAACCTCGTCTGTATTCCCACTTCCTTCCAGGCCCGTCAGCTCATCCTGCAGTATGGCTTAACTCTCAGTGACCTGGACCGACACCCAGAGATTGACCTTGCCATCGATGGTGCTGATGAAGTAGATGCTGATCTCAATCTCATCAAGGGTGGTGGAGGCTGCCTGACCCAGGAGAAAATTGTGGCTGGCAATGCCAGTCGCTTCATCGTGATTGCCGATTTCAGGAAGGATTCAAAGAACCTCGGGGATCAGTggcacaagggaatccccatcgaGGTCATCCCGATGGCCTATGTCCCCGTGAGCCGAGCTGTGACCCAGAAGTTTGGGGGTGTGATTGAACTTCGAATGGCTGTCAACAAGGCAGGTCCTGTGGTGACGGATAATGGGAATTTTATCCTGGACTGGAAGTTTGACCGGGTCCACAAATGGAGTGAAGTGAACACAACGATCAAAATGATCCCAGGCGTGGTGGACACGGGCCCGTTCATCAACATGGCGGAGAGAGTCTACTTCGGGATGCAGGACGGCTCGGTGAACATGAGGGAGAAGCCTTTCTAA